One Williamsia phyllosphaerae genomic window, CAGCTCGACACCGGCCGAATGTTGGATCTCGCTCGGATCGCGCCCGACGGCCGCGCAGTGTTCGGCGAGCACTGCGCTCTTGTGGGCGTAGCTCTCGGGGTCGACGAAGCCGTGCCAGATGTGTGCGTGCTGCGCCACCAACTTCAGGGTCTTCTTCTCACCCTGTCCGCCGATCAGGATCGGGATCTCGCGGGTGGGTGCGGGGTTCAGCTTGCCCAGGCGGGCGCGGATGCGCGGTAGCGCCGCGGCGAGGTCGTCGAGGCGGCTGCCCGCGGTCCCGAAGTCGTACCCGTACTCGTCGTAATCCTTTTCCTTCCAGCCCGATCCGATGCCCAGGATCAGTCGGCCGTCGGAGATGTTGTCGACGGTGCGGGCCATGTCGGCCAGCAACTCCGGGTTCCGGTAGGAGTTGCACGTGACCAGCGCGCCGATCTCGATGCGCGAGGTCTGCTCGGCCCAGGCGCCGAGCATCGTCCAGCACTCGTAGTGCGCGCCGTCGGGGTCGCCGTAGAGCGGGAAGAAGTGATCCCAGTTGAAGGCGACGTCGACACCCATGTCCTCCGCGCGACGTAGTGCGTCACGCATGTGTGAGTACTCGGGCGAGTGCTGGGGCTGGATCTGGACACCGATGCGTACGGGGGTGGTCATGTGTCCACGAATACACGGTGTGGGGGCCTGCGGACAGGGTTACGGCGCGTCGACGTCCTGAGATCGGCGAATGAAGCCGAACCAGTCCTCCAGATGCCAGGTGCGCCGTATTCGGCCGTCCGCGATCTCGTGGAACTCGTGCAGCGCTATGGCGATCTCACGAGCCGAACCGGGTACCCCCATGAGCGCCCCGGTGTGGACGCCGCGGA contains:
- a CDS encoding LLM class F420-dependent oxidoreductase, translating into MTTPVRIGVQIQPQHSPEYSHMRDALRRAEDMGVDVAFNWDHFFPLYGDPDGAHYECWTMLGAWAEQTSRIEIGALVTCNSYRNPELLADMARTVDNISDGRLILGIGSGWKEKDYDEYGYDFGTAGSRLDDLAAALPRIRARLGKLNPAPTREIPILIGGQGEKKTLKLVAQHAHIWHGFVDPESYAHKSAVLAEHCAAVGRDPSEIQHSAGVELNGGVSRGEGVKELVAKADELHAAGITLFTVGVNGPDYDLSVAEELCRWRDSIA